In one Sphingobacterium daejeonense genomic region, the following are encoded:
- a CDS encoding energy transducer TonB produces MEKFVDFLDVNFPNKRTESEKNLAGEILLELRISENGKVDSVDIIKNVGKNGAMDLIKIINLAGDWTPGKENGKVVSKWVKLPYLVRSAIDSNSIISAKPVLSDAEFDQEFYNNFKYPEKALAAGIKGTYVISFDIKENGSPTNFKLLDDPGYEIADAAIRALRRAGKWIPAKDADGNYINAKTTYQFKLDIKEFRRGVR; encoded by the coding sequence TTGGAAAAATTTGTGGATTTTTTGGATGTTAATTTTCCAAATAAGCGGACAGAATCTGAGAAGAATTTAGCTGGTGAAATTTTACTTGAATTAAGAATCTCTGAAAACGGGAAGGTTGATTCAGTTGATATAATTAAAAATGTTGGAAAAAATGGAGCTATGGATCTCATTAAGATTATAAATCTAGCTGGAGATTGGACGCCAGGTAAGGAAAATGGTAAGGTGGTTTCCAAATGGGTAAAATTACCTTATTTGGTTAGGTCTGCTATTGACAGTAATTCTATTATTTCAGCGAAACCAGTCTTAAGCGATGCAGAATTTGATCAAGAGTTCTACAATAATTTTAAGTATCCTGAGAAAGCATTGGCAGCCGGTATTAAAGGGACTTATGTTATATCATTTGATATAAAAGAAAATGGGAGTCCAACCAATTTTAAATTATTGGATGATCCAGGGTATGAAATAGCCGATGCAGCTATAAGAGCTTTAAGAAGAGCAGGGAAATGGATTCCTGCAAAAGATGCAGATGGAAATTATATCAATGCTAAAACAACCTATCAATTCAAATTAGATATTAAAGAATTTAGAAGAGGTGTGAGATAA
- a CDS encoding DUF1735 domain-containing protein, whose product MKRFFKYILIAVMVPILFTSCLKDDELIGPDADGAVENIIEFGNIAAPSSDKFSEVPMFVTSVEMVPSFELNVPIKIVGVYNPKSDVKVVVEVDNSLITKYNSTEETSFVPLDPSKYTVSTYEVTIPKGDRSANFNVKLLGDKFDFEKDYALAFRIKSVSEGTISGNFGHVVIATVPKNNYDGIYSSEDGFIQRYSAPGTPTTGDNLNGTLKGNRDVTLSSVNGSTVSLTGLNWGNNAGGVGGVDYIQLMVDPATNLVTVSSTSNGTLKNTPGKVNKYDPATKTFTLNFDWNPATTPRVVTNMVIKYKGPR is encoded by the coding sequence ATGAAAAGATTTTTTAAATATATATTAATTGCGGTAATGGTTCCTATCTTATTTACATCATGTCTAAAAGACGATGAATTGATTGGCCCAGACGCAGATGGAGCAGTTGAAAATATAATAGAGTTTGGAAATATTGCCGCTCCATCATCTGATAAGTTTAGTGAAGTACCTATGTTTGTTACATCTGTAGAAATGGTACCTTCTTTTGAATTGAATGTTCCAATTAAGATAGTTGGAGTATACAATCCTAAATCAGACGTTAAAGTTGTAGTAGAAGTAGATAATTCATTAATTACCAAATATAATTCTACTGAAGAAACAAGCTTTGTCCCTTTAGATCCATCTAAATATACTGTTTCTACTTATGAAGTGACAATTCCAAAAGGAGATCGTTCTGCGAATTTCAATGTGAAATTGTTAGGTGATAAGTTTGACTTTGAGAAAGACTATGCTCTTGCTTTCAGAATTAAGTCAGTTAGTGAAGGTACAATTTCAGGTAATTTTGGTCATGTAGTAATTGCAACTGTTCCTAAAAATAATTATGATGGTATTTATTCATCTGAGGATGGATTCATCCAACGTTATTCTGCACCAGGTACTCCGACAACGGGAGATAATTTGAATGGTACGTTGAAAGGTAATAGAGATGTAACTTTGTCGTCTGTAAATGGAAGCACAGTCAGCTTAACTGGATTGAACTGGGGAAATAACGCTGGAGGAGTTGGAGGTGTTGACTATATCCAGTTAATGGTTGATCCTGCTACCAATTTAGTTACAGTTTCTTCAACGAGTAACGGAACGTTAAAAAACACTCCTGGAAAAGTAAATAAATATGATCCTGCGACCAAAACATTTACTTTGAACTTTGATTGGAACCCTGCTACAACCCCGCGTGTTGTTACCAATATGGTTATTAAATACAAAGGGCCTAGATAG
- a CDS encoding SusD/RagB family nutrient-binding outer membrane lipoprotein has translation MLFKNKIKSLSLGLGLALTFTSCEKALNINDNPNQAVNSTPELVLPQALVQTARNVVPYNTAGMRLMYIANGGGVSGWGGGFLDYNWPSGHEAARWSDAYNNLTDYQYVINNSVEGNEIFIQAAEVMKAYNYMGLVDTYNDVPYTEALQGNANIHPKYDKGQDIYADLAKKLDVATAFFKGLSSSDVPSSFKNADVLFGGNNTNWAKLSNTLKLKLVVKGKGKVTFASEAIDGIGILTTDAIVNPKFAKIDGKQNPMWQLWGYSASGAGPGGWGTQFLPTPFVMAFYDGSKINDETRANLIYADGIGSPKNQLGDLSVTAIGIPPSTWVLHPESGNISASNYVGYGVVKGPAAGQPILLAAESNFLASEAVVRGIMSGDAKAYFESGIAAAYLYLNKGESDAVTNGANAVTYLANYKADNASSALVNFDLNTTNEKKIEAIITQKYIAFNLLFSHEAWNEYRRTNYPSIINPATNAPYTNSRANAKFTFVSTESSASARDKLPTRVPYPNTELAYNGANVPAVDKFTSKIFWAK, from the coding sequence ATGTTATTTAAAAATAAAATAAAATCTTTGTCATTAGGATTAGGTTTGGCTCTGACATTCACTTCTTGTGAAAAGGCGCTAAATATTAATGACAATCCAAATCAAGCCGTCAATTCTACACCTGAATTAGTATTGCCACAGGCGTTAGTGCAAACAGCTAGAAATGTTGTTCCTTATAATACAGCTGGTATGAGGCTTATGTATATTGCAAATGGCGGTGGAGTAAGTGGATGGGGGGGAGGATTCCTAGATTATAACTGGCCATCAGGACATGAGGCTGCTCGTTGGTCAGATGCATATAATAACCTAACTGATTATCAGTATGTAATTAATAATTCAGTAGAAGGAAATGAAATTTTCATTCAGGCAGCAGAAGTAATGAAAGCCTATAATTATATGGGGTTGGTTGATACGTATAATGATGTTCCTTATACTGAAGCATTGCAAGGAAATGCAAACATTCACCCAAAGTATGATAAAGGACAAGATATTTATGCAGATTTAGCTAAAAAACTTGATGTTGCGACTGCTTTTTTCAAGGGGTTATCTTCAAGTGATGTTCCGAGTTCATTTAAGAATGCTGATGTTTTGTTTGGCGGGAATAATACAAACTGGGCAAAACTTTCAAATACTTTGAAGTTGAAGCTGGTTGTAAAAGGAAAAGGAAAAGTTACATTTGCAAGTGAAGCTATTGACGGTATAGGTATTTTGACTACAGATGCTATTGTAAATCCAAAATTTGCTAAGATTGATGGAAAACAAAATCCAATGTGGCAATTATGGGGTTATTCAGCATCTGGTGCAGGTCCAGGAGGTTGGGGAACTCAATTTCTGCCAACGCCTTTTGTAATGGCATTTTATGATGGTTCTAAGATTAATGATGAAACTCGTGCAAACTTAATTTACGCAGATGGAATAGGCTCTCCAAAAAATCAATTAGGGGATCTTTCTGTGACTGCCATAGGTATACCACCTTCAACTTGGGTACTTCATCCAGAATCAGGAAATATTAGCGCTTCTAATTATGTTGGTTATGGAGTTGTTAAAGGGCCTGCTGCAGGTCAGCCAATATTATTGGCTGCAGAATCTAATTTTTTGGCTTCGGAAGCAGTTGTTAGAGGTATAATGTCTGGCGATGCCAAAGCATATTTCGAAAGTGGTATTGCGGCAGCCTATTTATATTTAAATAAAGGGGAATCGGACGCAGTTACTAACGGTGCAAATGCTGTCACTTATTTAGCAAATTATAAAGCAGATAATGCTAGTTCAGCTTTAGTTAATTTCGACTTGAATACCACTAATGAGAAAAAAATAGAAGCGATTATCACACAAAAATATATCGCATTTAATCTTTTATTTTCTCATGAGGCGTGGAATGAATATCGAAGAACAAATTATCCTTCTATCATAAATCCTGCTACAAATGCACCTTATACTAATAGCAGGGCGAATGCTAAATTTACATTTGTATCTACAGAGTCATCAGCATCTGCTAGGGATAAATTACCAACTAGAGTCCCGTATCCAAATACTGAACTAGCTTATAATGGTGCAAATGTTCCTGCCGTTGATAAATTCACGTCAAAGATTTTTTGGGCAAAATAA
- a CDS encoding TonB-dependent receptor, whose amino-acid sequence MGRVGMTTQNQSFKNTVGKFDFTSYAANLHGAYKATNLTGSVNDGFNYTTNIVSDFNAHATHTEGDFKFDFTTLFQYVQNQNSGLGAGVNGLVIPELYNLGNSLNTPTASQADYKARTFGLAGKLDIAYRNYLFLSLTGRNDWVSILDPDNRSFFYPGATLSFVASDAIEALQDFKALNFLKLRASWSKVGQVNVGNFSNFGAYSTVPTFSQGAGYPFNGMGGFTLGDRVIQAGLRPEMTRSVEIGFESAWWNNRVSADLTYFDNRTTDNTVPTSIAWSSGYSSIFIECRYHNW is encoded by the coding sequence ATGGGCCGTGTAGGTATGACTACTCAAAATCAATCATTTAAAAATACTGTAGGAAAATTTGATTTCACTAGTTATGCAGCTAATCTTCATGGAGCTTATAAAGCAACAAATTTAACGGGATCAGTAAATGATGGATTTAATTATACAACTAACATTGTATCAGACTTCAATGCTCATGCTACACACACTGAAGGTGATTTCAAATTTGATTTTACGACATTATTCCAATATGTTCAAAATCAAAATTCAGGCTTAGGTGCTGGGGTGAACGGATTGGTTATCCCTGAATTGTATAATCTAGGTAATAGTTTAAATACTCCTACAGCATCTCAAGCTGATTATAAAGCTAGGACATTTGGATTGGCTGGTAAACTTGACATTGCATACAGAAACTATTTATTTTTAAGCTTAACAGGTCGTAATGATTGGGTTTCAATTCTCGATCCTGATAATAGATCTTTCTTCTATCCAGGCGCTACTCTATCATTTGTTGCATCTGATGCGATCGAAGCTCTTCAGGATTTTAAGGCATTGAATTTTTTAAAATTAAGAGCGAGCTGGTCTAAAGTTGGTCAAGTAAACGTAGGGAATTTTTCGAATTTTGGAGCGTACAGTACAGTTCCTACTTTTTCTCAAGGTGCAGGATATCCTTTTAATGGAATGGGTGGATTTACTTTAGGAGATCGAGTTATTCAAGCTGGATTAAGGCCTGAAATGACAAGGTCAGTAGAAATTGGGTTTGAATCAGCTTGGTGGAATAATCGTGTGAGCGCAGATTTAACATATTTCGATAACAGAACTACAGACAATACTGTACCTACTAGTATCGCTTGGTCTTCAGGGTATAGTTCAATATTTATTGAATGCAGGTACCACAACTGGTAA
- a CDS encoding carboxypeptidase-like regulatory domain-containing protein produces the protein MKQRLLSVFLLCTMLIGVAYAQNRQVRGKVTSAVDGSPIAGVSVLVQGTNTGSQTDSDGNYTVQVGNNATLIFRYIGFASQTVAVGSQSVINIALTSSENTLDEVVVTGAGLTASRRSVGAAQTTIKADDLQKAKPTNVVTGLTGKVAGLTVQGVGSGVNPNYRVVLRGMRSLTGNNQALIVIDNVISPSSMLGNLNPDDIEDVTILNGASAAALYGSQASNGALIFKTKKGASVQGMEVTVENTSIFENVVFLPQVQKLFGSGTNPFFVEFVPYENQQYGPAFDGSMVLVGDPLQDGTTQNYPYAWSGDKDRFWETGYSNMSNVSIGSRQENSSFRFSGQYLKSTGTVPFDKYNRASARLSGTRKLNNMLDVTYTAYYAQK, from the coding sequence ATGAAACAAAGATTACTCAGTGTTTTTCTGCTGTGTACTATGCTTATTGGCGTAGCCTATGCGCAAAATCGGCAAGTAAGGGGAAAGGTGACTTCTGCAGTTGACGGAAGCCCAATCGCTGGTGTTTCGGTCCTGGTGCAAGGAACGAACACAGGTTCTCAAACGGATAGTGATGGTAACTATACCGTTCAAGTAGGCAATAATGCAACCTTAATTTTCAGGTATATTGGGTTCGCCTCCCAAACTGTTGCTGTCGGTTCTCAGTCCGTTATCAACATTGCATTAACAAGTTCGGAAAATACATTGGACGAAGTAGTTGTAACAGGTGCGGGCTTGACAGCCTCAAGACGTTCAGTGGGTGCCGCGCAAACCACCATTAAGGCTGATGACCTTCAAAAAGCAAAGCCAACCAATGTAGTTACAGGTCTTACAGGTAAAGTGGCTGGTCTTACTGTACAAGGAGTTGGTTCAGGTGTTAATCCAAATTATCGCGTAGTTTTACGTGGTATGCGTTCATTAACGGGAAATAACCAAGCTTTGATCGTTATTGATAATGTTATTTCTCCATCATCAATGCTTGGTAATTTAAATCCTGATGATATTGAAGATGTTACCATTTTAAATGGTGCATCTGCAGCAGCTCTATATGGTTCGCAAGCATCAAATGGTGCCTTGATTTTCAAAACCAAAAAAGGGGCTTCGGTTCAAGGTATGGAAGTAACAGTTGAAAATACTAGTATTTTCGAAAATGTGGTTTTCTTGCCTCAGGTCCAAAAGTTATTCGGATCAGGTACTAATCCTTTCTTTGTTGAATTTGTTCCTTATGAAAATCAACAATATGGTCCTGCATTTGATGGGTCGATGGTTCTAGTAGGTGACCCGTTACAAGATGGAACCACACAAAATTATCCTTATGCTTGGTCAGGAGATAAAGATAGATTCTGGGAAACAGGTTATAGCAATATGTCGAATGTTTCAATTGGCTCAAGACAAGAGAATAGCTCATTCCGATTTTCTGGACAATATTTAAAATCAACTGGCACGGTTCCTTTTGACAAATACAACCGTGCTTCAGCACGTTTAAGTGGTACTAGAAAATTGAATAATATGCTAGATGTTACTTACACAGCATATTATGCGCAAAAATAG
- the trmD gene encoding tRNA (guanosine(37)-N1)-methyltransferase TrmD yields the protein MRFDIITVLPQLLDSPFAHSILQRAQNKGLCSIYVHNLRDYAANKQKSVDDYPYGGGSGMVMQIAPFAACIDKLKSEREYDEIIYMTPDGETLNQEIANGLSSAKNIIILCGHYKGIDQRIRDIYVTREISIGDYVLSGGELPAAILVDSIVRIIPGVLSDETSALSDSFQDGLLDAPIYTRPVDWNGHKVPDILLSGHEAKITAWRHEQQLIRTKERRPDLLND from the coding sequence ATGCGATTTGATATTATAACAGTTTTGCCACAATTATTGGACAGTCCTTTTGCACATTCTATCCTACAACGTGCACAGAATAAAGGACTTTGCTCAATCTATGTTCATAATCTGAGAGACTATGCTGCCAACAAGCAAAAATCAGTAGATGACTATCCTTATGGTGGCGGTTCTGGAATGGTCATGCAAATTGCCCCTTTCGCAGCATGCATCGATAAACTCAAATCTGAAAGAGAATACGATGAAATCATATATATGACACCAGATGGTGAAACATTGAATCAAGAAATTGCCAATGGATTAAGCTCTGCAAAAAATATAATCATACTGTGCGGCCATTATAAAGGAATAGACCAAAGAATCAGAGACATTTACGTTACTAGAGAAATATCTATTGGTGACTATGTTTTATCTGGAGGCGAATTACCAGCAGCCATTTTGGTGGACTCTATAGTTCGAATTATTCCGGGAGTACTTTCGGATGAAACATCGGCCCTATCTGATTCATTTCAAGACGGCCTTTTAGATGCCCCGATTTACACCCGACCTGTTGACTGGAATGGGCACAAAGTACCGGATATTTTGTTATCCGGCCATGAGGCTAAAATAACAGCTTGGCGCCATGAGCAACAACTCATTAGGACAAAAGAAAGAAGACCAGATTTGCTAAACGACTAA
- a CDS encoding anthranilate synthase component I family protein: MNYKFRTNHKKILADTTTPVSIYLRLRDTFPNSLLLESSEYHSRDNNISYICCNPVAGIILENDELSISLPNQQKITKKSNEINLREEVSNFRKSFHSDPIPDVNVITNGLFGYFTFEAVEYFEDIELTAKDNNRRKIPTLQYHIYKYVIAIDHFRNQLHVFENLLENEESDLDRLQFLIQNKNFPEYTFNLKGEETSNMNDEEFKALVNKMKEHIQRGDVFQIVPSRAFETPFSGDEFNVYRALRSINPSPYLFYFDYGDFKLFGSSPEAQLTIKNDIATIYPIAGTFKRTGNMEQDEKIAEELKNDPKESAEHVMLVDLARNDLSRHCHNVQVKSYKEAQYYSHVIHLVSKVSGILNPNTNPYDVVGDTFPAGTLSGAPKHMAITLIDRYEGLQRSFYSGAIGFMGFNGDFNHAIMIRSFLSKQNFLHYQAGAGIVLDSDPEKELQEVNNKISALRRALELAETI; encoded by the coding sequence ATGAACTATAAATTCAGGACGAACCACAAAAAGATCTTAGCAGATACTACCACTCCGGTAAGCATCTACCTACGACTGCGTGATACATTCCCAAACAGCTTATTGCTAGAAAGCTCTGAATATCATAGCAGGGACAATAATATAAGCTATATCTGCTGTAACCCTGTCGCAGGCATTATCCTAGAAAATGACGAACTGAGCATAAGCCTGCCTAATCAACAAAAGATTACAAAAAAATCAAATGAAATAAATCTGAGAGAGGAAGTCTCAAATTTCAGAAAATCCTTCCATTCCGACCCTATTCCAGATGTAAATGTTATTACAAATGGATTATTCGGCTACTTCACTTTTGAAGCCGTGGAATATTTTGAAGACATCGAATTAACGGCAAAAGATAATAATAGAAGAAAAATCCCTACCCTGCAATACCATATCTATAAATATGTAATCGCTATCGACCACTTCAGGAATCAACTTCATGTCTTTGAAAACCTTTTGGAAAACGAAGAAAGCGACCTTGATAGACTTCAGTTCTTGATACAGAACAAAAACTTCCCTGAATATACATTCAATTTAAAAGGTGAAGAAACTTCCAATATGAACGATGAAGAGTTCAAAGCACTAGTCAACAAAATGAAAGAACACATCCAACGTGGCGATGTCTTCCAAATTGTTCCCTCAAGAGCTTTTGAAACTCCATTTTCTGGCGATGAGTTCAATGTTTACAGAGCTTTAAGGTCTATCAACCCATCCCCATATTTGTTTTATTTTGATTATGGCGATTTCAAACTTTTCGGGTCATCACCGGAAGCTCAATTGACTATCAAAAATGATATCGCCACCATATATCCTATAGCAGGAACTTTTAAAAGAACAGGAAATATGGAGCAAGATGAAAAAATAGCCGAAGAACTCAAAAATGACCCTAAGGAAAGTGCAGAACATGTCATGCTGGTAGATTTGGCAAGAAATGACCTAAGTCGACACTGTCATAACGTTCAAGTCAAATCCTATAAAGAAGCACAGTATTATTCACATGTGATCCATTTGGTTTCTAAGGTAAGTGGCATCCTAAACCCAAATACCAATCCGTATGATGTAGTTGGCGACACATTCCCCGCTGGGACACTTTCTGGCGCACCAAAACATATGGCCATCACATTGATCGACAGATACGAAGGATTACAAAGATCTTTTTATTCGGGCGCAATTGGATTTATGGGCTTCAATGGAGACTTCAATCATGCCATCATGATTAGATCATTCCTGAGCAAACAAAACTTCTTACATTATCAAGCAGGAGCAGGAATAGTTTTGGATTCTGATCCCGAAAAAGAACTACAAGAGGTTAATAACAAAATTTCAGCTCTTCGCAGAGCTTTAGAATTAGCGGAAACAATATAA
- a CDS encoding anthranilate synthase component II: MSKPILVIDNYDSFTYNLVHLLQELKEDYVVVRNDKFNLDDVEKYDKILLSPGPGIPEEAGLLMDVIKRYAPTKSILGICLGQQAIAEVFGAKLYNMPKPLHGVATSIQVTDPTEQLFHEFPTDSKIGRYHSWAVDPSTLTEDLKVTAVDPNGVIMALTHTKYDVKGMQFHPESILTDNGKTLIANWINGSN; this comes from the coding sequence ATGAGCAAGCCAATATTAGTAATCGACAATTACGATTCATTTACCTACAATTTGGTTCACCTTCTTCAAGAGTTGAAGGAAGATTATGTAGTTGTCAGAAATGACAAGTTTAACCTTGATGACGTTGAAAAATACGACAAGATATTATTATCACCTGGACCAGGAATACCTGAAGAGGCTGGATTGTTAATGGATGTTATTAAGAGATATGCTCCGACAAAAAGTATTTTGGGCATCTGCTTGGGACAACAAGCAATTGCTGAAGTTTTCGGCGCAAAACTTTACAATATGCCCAAACCTCTGCATGGGGTAGCAACAAGTATACAGGTTACCGACCCTACAGAACAATTATTCCATGAATTCCCTACAGACTCCAAAATCGGAAGATACCATTCTTGGGCTGTAGACCCTTCAACACTTACAGAAGACCTGAAAGTAACCGCAGTTGATCCAAATGGCGTAATCATGGCTCTTACCCATACAAAATATGATGTTAAAGGAATGCAATTCCATCCAGAGTCGATCTTAACTGACAACGGAAAAACCTTAATAGCAAACTGGATCAACGGATCGAATTAA
- a CDS encoding indole-3-glycerol-phosphate synthase, giving the protein MRLYQKYAKTLGLNVLLEVHNEEELNRSIFNSIDAIGVNNRNLKDFIVSLDHSYDLVNKIPSTFVKVSESGISDPDTIKNLKKAGFNAFLIGENFMKTENPAEAIKEFVEKI; this is encoded by the coding sequence TTGAGACTCTATCAAAAATATGCGAAAACTCTAGGTTTGAATGTCTTGCTCGAAGTTCACAATGAAGAAGAGTTGAACCGCAGCATCTTCAATAGCATCGATGCAATCGGAGTCAACAATAGAAATCTTAAAGATTTTATCGTCTCCTTAGACCATTCTTATGATTTGGTAAACAAGATACCTAGTACTTTCGTCAAAGTATCCGAAAGCGGAATCTCTGACCCTGATACGATCAAAAACCTTAAGAAGGCAGGATTCAATGCATTCCTAATCGGAGAGAATTTTATGAAAACAGAAAATCCAGCAGAAGCAATTAAGGAATTCGTTGAAAAGATTTAA
- a CDS encoding lipopolysaccharide biosynthesis protein has protein sequence MKNFIRGGELDRDAYWSGLFIVPILLFNYVLLGIYMNLSVWYKLSDQTKYGLYISVIGAVITIALNVLLIPKYSYVGAAISTTCTYLVMVSLSYFWGQQNYSIPYKTNKIILYLIAGFLVSWAAYYSNFWIGNLILILFLAVVAYVEKNNILKILKSD, from the coding sequence TTGAAGAATTTTATTAGGGGCGGAGAATTGGATAGGGATGCCTATTGGTCAGGATTATTTATCGTTCCAATATTATTGTTCAATTATGTGTTATTAGGTATATATATGAATTTGTCGGTATGGTATAAATTATCAGATCAGACAAAGTATGGCCTTTATATCTCTGTTATAGGCGCTGTAATTACGATTGCTTTAAACGTTTTACTTATTCCAAAGTATTCTTACGTAGGTGCAGCAATCTCAACGACTTGTACATATTTGGTTATGGTCTCTTTGTCGTACTTCTGGGGTCAACAAAACTATTCAATTCCTTATAAGACAAATAAGATAATATTGTATTTAATAGCGGGATTTTTGGTGTCCTGGGCAGCCTATTACAGTAATTTCTGGATAGGGAACTTAATCTTGATTCTGTTCTTGGCTGTAGTGGCTTATGTAGAAAAAAACAATATTCTTAAAATTCTGAAGAGTGATTAA
- a CDS encoding lipopolysaccharide biosynthesis protein — protein sequence MSQGENTSDYMVYVKLFALIIAVDAVAVVPFAKLRAEGRPIRYGIVKLINILVFIFINLFLLAWLPKLNISSEFFREFSASWFREGWLGNVFIANFIASAVTLLLLIPQILTFRFRIDSKLIRDMLAYSFPILIANISFIVNENLDKIMFPRLLPGEQGDADLGVYGAVAKIAVFLNLFVTAFRLGAEPFFFSYSKNENAKKTYAMIMEYFRNRHDSL from the coding sequence TTGAGTCAAGGAGAAAATACTTCGGACTATATGGTGTATGTCAAGTTATTTGCATTGATAATAGCGGTTGATGCGGTTGCTGTAGTTCCTTTTGCTAAATTACGTGCAGAAGGTCGTCCTATCCGCTATGGAATTGTAAAGCTCATCAATATTCTTGTATTTATTTTCATCAATCTATTTTTATTGGCATGGTTACCAAAGCTCAACATTTCTTCAGAGTTTTTCAGGGAATTCAGTGCTAGTTGGTTTCGTGAAGGGTGGTTAGGGAATGTGTTTATAGCTAACTTTATTGCTAGTGCGGTTACTCTACTTCTCCTCATTCCACAAATATTGACCTTTAGATTCAGGATTGATTCGAAATTGATTCGCGATATGCTAGCTTATTCCTTTCCCATTTTAATAGCGAACATTTCTTTTATAGTAAACGAGAATCTAGATAAAATTATGTTTCCTAGACTCTTGCCTGGGGAACAGGGAGATGCTGATTTAGGAGTTTATGGTGCCGTTGCAAAAATCGCTGTATTTCTAAATCTATTTGTTACTGCATTTCGATTGGGGGCAGAGCCATTTTTCTTTTCATATTCCAAGAATGAGAATGCGAAGAAAACTTATGCGATGATTATGGAGTATTTTCGTAATCGCCATGATTCATTGTAA
- a CDS encoding acylphosphatase, whose protein sequence is MKHWNIKVTGKVQGVFFRASTKAVADQLGVKGYVKNLSDGSVYIEAEGDKFALESLLEFCGEGPEKAEVDQMNYEESADLKGFRNFEVFKKNK, encoded by the coding sequence ATGAAACATTGGAATATTAAGGTTACCGGAAAGGTTCAAGGTGTTTTTTTTCGAGCATCTACGAAGGCTGTTGCTGATCAGTTGGGCGTAAAAGGTTATGTAAAGAACCTATCCGATGGTTCAGTTTATATCGAAGCAGAAGGCGATAAATTTGCCCTTGAATCTTTGTTGGAATTTTGTGGGGAAGGTCCAGAAAAAGCTGAGGTAGACCAGATGAATTATGAAGAATCCGCAGATCTTAAGGGATTTCGGAATTTTGAGGTTTTCAAGAAAAATAAATAA
- a CDS encoding amidohydrolase family protein — protein MGRSVYFCLCPKANLYIEDRIPKINNFILGGQDIVIGTDSLASNDTLDILEELKVIHQEYPELDFNETIKWATLNGAKALNLDSELGSLEVGKRPGLLLLEGMDTFKLNPKVKVRRIR, from the coding sequence ATGGGCAGATCTGTTTATTTCTGTTTGTGTCCCAAAGCTAATCTTTACATTGAAGATAGAATCCCAAAAATTAATAATTTCATCCTGGGAGGTCAGGATATCGTTATTGGCACAGATAGTTTGGCGTCAAATGATACGTTGGATATTTTAGAGGAATTGAAAGTTATTCACCAAGAATATCCAGAATTGGATTTTAATGAAACTATCAAATGGGCTACTTTAAATGGGGCTAAAGCTTTGAATTTAGATAGCGAATTAGGTTCATTGGAAGTTGGGAAAAGACCAGGTTTATTGTTGCTGGAAGGTATGGATACCTTCAAGCTCAATCCAAAAGTTAAGGTAAGAAGAATTAGATAG